From the Ensifer adhaerens genome, the window TTCCTGCTCGCCGGCCACCAAGTCGGCCTCGGCAGCGGCCATCGAGCAGGCCGGCGCCCACTATGTCGATGTCGCCGTCATGGCCCCGGTCCATCCGAAGCGACATGAAACACCAATCCTTTTGAGCGGGCCGGCGGCGGAGGCAGCGGTTCCGTTCCTCGCCCGCCTGGGGATGCAGCCGCGTGTCGCCGGCGAACGGATCGGGGAGGCCTCGTCGATCAAGATGCTGCGCTCCGTGATGATCAAGGGGCTCGAAGCGCTGACGGCGGAAGCCATGCTCGCCGCCCGCAAGGCGGGGGTCGAGGCGGCGGTCATCGCGTCCCTGCAAGCCTCCGATCCCGGCATCGATTGGGAGAAACGCAGCGCCTACAATCTCGAACGCATGATGGTTCACGGCGAGCGCCGCGCCGCCGAGATGCGCGAAGTGGCTGCAACGCTCAGGGAACTCGGGCTGTCCGATCGCATGTCGGCGGCAATTGTGGAGTGGGAGTCTGATATTGCCGGCCTGAAGCTCGAAGCAGGCGATGCTTCACTGGCAGGACGCGCCGACAGGATTCTCGGGGCGATGGCAGACTCAACGCGGGATGCGGATGCGGTATAACTTCAGGCATCTGCGCATCTTTCTGACCACGGCAGAAACCGGCTCCCTGACGCGTGCTGCCGAGGCAGCTCATGTGTCGCAGCCGGCCGCCACGCAAGCACTCACCAGGTTGGAAGCGTCCTTGGGGACTGCATTGTTCACGCGTTCTTCGCAGGGGCTCCTTTTGAATGACGCGGGCCACATCTTCCGGCTTCGCGTCGAGCGCGCCGTGACGCTGTTGGACCGCGTCCTGACCGATATAGCTCCTCGCCTTAAACTGACAGTGACGTCTGCGCAGATCGAAGCGCTGATCGCTGTGGCCGATGCAGAAAATTTCACGCTTGCAGCCCATCGGCTGGGCCTGGCGCAGCCGACGGTGCATCGCGCCATCGCACAGCTGGAGGAGGGTGCCGGGCGGGCGCTTTTCGAACGTTCCGCCTATGGCACGATACCGACCCGTCCGGGCCAGAGCCTTGCCCAGGCCGCGCGTCTTGCTCTTGCGGAATTGGCTCAGGCAGAAACGGAACTGGCAGAAGCCCGCGCGGAAAGCGCCGGAAAAATCGTGATCGGGGCTATGCCCCTCTCCCGCTCGCACCTTCTGCCCATGGCCATCGTGAAGTTTCAGCAGGAAAGGCCGATGCAGACCATAGCAGTGACGGAGGGTCCTTATGCCGAACTCCTGTCGGGGCTGCGCCGGGGCGATATCGATTTCCTCATCGGCGCGTTGCGAGAACCACCTCCGATCGATGATGTGGAACAAATCACGCTGTTTCACGACACGGCGGTCATTGTGGCGCGACCCGATCACCCCGTTTTCCAGCTGGTCCCGCCCGGGCTTGCGGAGCTCGCGAGGTACAGCTGGATCGTTGCAGCGCCCGAGACGCCGATCCGCGATCACTTCGACATGCTGTTCGGCAGGCACGGCTTGCAGCCGCGGAACCTGGTCGAGTCCGGTTCGTTGATCCTGATGCGCGAAATTCTCAGCCGAACCGATTACCTCGGCTTCAC encodes:
- a CDS encoding 3-hydroxyisobutyrate dehydrogenase; translated protein: MQTHDLKLAVIGFGEAGRAFASGWTRQNGAEIFVYDRQAIDPATRASFEAAAEAARVTLAASNSDAVERAGAIFSLVTADRAHEAARESATRIAPGAFFFDCNSCSPATKSASAAAIEQAGAHYVDVAVMAPVHPKRHETPILLSGPAAEAAVPFLARLGMQPRVAGERIGEASSIKMLRSVMIKGLEALTAEAMLAARKAGVEAAVIASLQASDPGIDWEKRSAYNLERMMVHGERRAAEMREVAATLRELGLSDRMSAAIVEWESDIAGLKLEAGDASLAGRADRILGAMADSTRDADAV
- a CDS encoding DNA-binding transcriptional regulator, LysR family, which codes for MRYNFRHLRIFLTTAETGSLTRAAEAAHVSQPAATQALTRLEASLGTALFTRSSQGLLLNDAGHIFRLRVERAVTLLDRVLTDIAPRLKLTVTSAQIEALIAVADAENFTLAAHRLGLAQPTVHRAIAQLEEGAGRALFERSAYGTIPTRPGQSLAQAARLALAELAQAETELAEARAESAGKIVIGAMPLSRSHLLPMAIVKFQQERPMQTIAVTEGPYAELLSGLRRGDIDFLIGALREPPPIDDVEQITLFHDTAVIVARPDHPVFQLVPPGLAELARYSWIVAAPETPIRDHFDMLFGRHGLQPRNLVESGSLILMREILSRTDYLGFTSGGQVSAEIARGLLKTVRFDLSTTRRPIGLTMRVGWLPTPAQRQLIRIIKEVT